One stretch of Niallia sp. XMNu-256 DNA includes these proteins:
- the dapA gene encoding 4-hydroxy-tetrahydrodipicolinate synthase — protein sequence MVRFGRIATAMVTPFDRKGHIDFTKTTQLVNYLIENGSESLVVCGTTGESPALSKEEKLALIDHVIKVVDKRVPVIAGTGSNNTYESIELTKKAEDLGADAIMLVAPYYNKPNQEGLYQHFKSIAENTDLPILLYNIPGRSAINIEPETIIRLAQIKNIVAVKEASGNLNDMTEIIAKTPDDFELYTGDDGNTLPVLSIGGSGVISVASHVIGNEMQEMVTKFLNGQIHDAAKIHQKLLPIMVGLFNSPNPVPVKTALQMKGLDVGTVRLPLVALNEQERLALSKLLENL from the coding sequence ATGGTTCGCTTTGGTCGAATTGCAACAGCTATGGTGACTCCATTTGATCGTAAAGGACATATCGATTTTACAAAAACAACTCAGCTAGTGAACTATTTAATTGAAAATGGTAGTGAATCTTTAGTTGTTTGTGGAACAACTGGTGAATCACCAGCGTTATCGAAAGAGGAAAAATTAGCGTTGATCGATCATGTCATTAAAGTAGTGGATAAGCGTGTGCCTGTAATAGCAGGCACAGGAAGTAACAATACTTATGAATCAATAGAATTAACCAAAAAAGCTGAAGACTTAGGTGCAGATGCCATCATGTTAGTCGCTCCTTATTATAATAAACCAAATCAAGAGGGGCTTTATCAACATTTTAAGTCGATTGCAGAAAATACAGATTTACCTATTTTACTCTATAATATCCCAGGTAGATCGGCTATTAATATTGAACCGGAAACAATTATCCGTTTGGCACAAATTAAAAATATTGTAGCGGTAAAAGAAGCGAGTGGCAATTTGAATGATATGACGGAAATTATTGCCAAAACACCAGATGATTTTGAATTATATACGGGGGATGACGGTAATACTCTCCCAGTATTATCAATTGGCGGTTCGGGAGTGATCTCTGTTGCCTCTCATGTTATTGGAAACGAAATGCAGGAAATGGTAACAAAGTTTTTAAACGGCCAGATTCACGATGCGGCAAAGATCCATCAAAAGCTGCTTCCTATCATGGTTGGTTTGTTCAATTCTCCAAACCCAGTTCCTGTCAAAACAGCTTTACAAATGAAAGGGCTTGATGTTGGTACAGTACGTTTACCACTCGTGGCTCTTAACGAGCAGGAACGTTTAGCATTAAGCAAACTATTAGAAAACCTATAA
- the dapG gene encoding aspartate kinase — MKIIVQKFGGTSVRDENGRKHARNHIESALDKGYKVVVVVSAMGRKGDPYATDTLLSLIQSSDRLISNRETDLLLSCGEIISSVVFCDMLLSEGIRATALTGAQAGFVTNNDHTNAKIINMKCDRLLNELNHYDVVVVAGFQGQTKFGDITTIGRGGSDTSAAALGAAINAEYIDIFTDVEGIMTADPRLAENARPLSVVTYAEVCNMAYQGAKVIHPRAVEIAQQANVPIRIRSTYSDHQGTLITNNQQDHIIKERTVTGIAHLSNITQLKVFAKKEQYNLQSEVFKAMANHRISVDFINISPNQVIYTVSDEMTNKAISVLQDLGYNPVIERDCAKVAVVGAGMAGVPGVTSKIVGTLSQNGIRILQSADSHTTIWILVKQEDLVSAINSLHDVFELEKVNLIDVN; from the coding sequence ATGAAAATAATTGTCCAAAAGTTTGGTGGAACTTCTGTACGTGATGAAAATGGACGGAAACATGCAAGAAACCATATTGAATCTGCCTTAGATAAAGGTTATAAAGTGGTTGTGGTTGTATCTGCTATGGGTCGAAAAGGGGATCCTTATGCAACAGATACACTGCTTTCACTCATTCAATCGTCTGATCGATTAATCAGTAATCGTGAAACAGATTTATTGCTCTCATGTGGAGAAATTATCTCAAGTGTCGTTTTTTGCGATATGCTGCTGAGCGAAGGAATTCGAGCAACCGCCTTAACTGGAGCACAGGCTGGTTTTGTAACCAATAATGATCATACCAATGCGAAGATCATAAATATGAAATGTGATCGTTTGTTAAACGAATTAAATCATTACGATGTAGTGGTCGTGGCAGGCTTTCAAGGGCAAACTAAATTTGGGGATATTACGACTATTGGTAGAGGGGGTAGTGATACCTCTGCCGCTGCTTTAGGTGCCGCTATCAATGCTGAATATATTGATATTTTTACGGATGTTGAAGGAATCATGACAGCTGATCCGCGGTTAGCTGAAAATGCACGTCCATTATCCGTGGTAACCTATGCAGAAGTTTGTAATATGGCCTATCAAGGTGCAAAAGTTATTCATCCTCGTGCTGTTGAAATTGCCCAGCAAGCGAACGTACCAATTCGGATTCGGTCTACTTATTCAGATCATCAGGGCACATTAATCACAAACAATCAACAGGATCATATAATAAAAGAGCGAACGGTTACAGGCATCGCCCATTTATCGAACATTACCCAGCTTAAGGTATTTGCCAAGAAAGAACAATATAACTTACAATCCGAAGTTTTTAAGGCAATGGCAAATCATAGAATCAGTGTCGATTTCATCAATATTTCACCGAACCAAGTGATCTATACTGTGTCAGATGAAATGACGAACAAGGCGATATCTGTTCTTCAAGATCTCGGTTATAACCCTGTAATTGAGCGTGATTGTGCAAAGGTTGCAGTAGTAGGTGCAGGTATGGCTGGAGTTCCAGGTGTAACATCCAAAATTGTCGGGACATTATCTCAAAATGGAATCAGAATTCTACAGTCAGCTGATAGCCATACGACAATTTGGATTCTAGTTAAGCAGGAAGATTTAGTATCCGCAATTAACTCACTACATGATGTTTTCGAATTAGAGAAAGTGAATTTGATAGATGTAAATTAG